The DNA region GCAGCGCACGGAACATCTATTCGTCCACTGAGCAGAACCACCGCGGTCTCTATCAGAAGATGGGGGTGGCCCTTCAGGCTACTGGACGGCCCATCGTATTGAGCCTCTGCCAGTATGGCGAAAACGATCCATGGAAGTGGGGCGCCAAAGCCGGGGGCAACCTGTGGAGGACGACAGGCGATATACGCGATACCTGGGAGTCGATGGACAAGATTGGCTTTTCGCAACTTGCCATCGCTTCTTATACCCGGCCCGGCCACTGGAACGACCCCGATATGCTCGAGATCGGCAATGGAGGCATGAGCGCCGACGAATACAGAACGCACATGAGCCTGTGGTCCATGCTTTCAGCGCCGCTGATTGCCGGCAACGATCTGCGCAATATGTCGGACGAGACAAAATCCATACTGTTGAATGCCGAGGTCATTGCTGTCGATCAGGATGCCGCGGCGCTCCCGACAAGCGAACTCTCAAAAAATGGGAATCTCGAAGTTCTTACTCGAAAGATGAAGGATGGCTCCGTCATCGTAGGCATCTTCAATCGTGGGGAGCAGGCTGCTCCTGAAACCGTCGACCTGGCCAGCGTCGATCCTTCGTTTGCGGGAAAGAAACTGCGCGCGCGCGATCTATGGAAGCATGAGGACATTGCTGTAAAGGGTGATCGCTTCGAGTCTTCCGTCCCGGGCCACGGGGTTGTGCTGCTCCGGGTAAGAAAGTAGGGTGAAAGAAACGTGGGACTGGAGGATCTGAACGAATGAATATCCGCCAGGTAGCGAAGGCGGCCGGGGTCTCGTCGGCTACTGTATCGCGCGTCTTTACACGATCGGCTCCGGTTGACCCACAGACGGAACGAAAGGTAAACAAGGCCGCGAAGCAGCTTGGATACTTTCCCAATACGTATGCCCGTGCACTTAGCTCAGGCAAAAGCAATACCTATGGCCTCATCATCTCAGACATCACCAACCCCTTCTTCCCGGACCTGGTAAAGCACTTCGAGAGACACGCGCTTGAATATGACTACGAGACGCTTGTCGTCGATACAGACTACGACCTGAAGCGCATGGAGCAATGCGTGCGACGTTTGCTGGAGCACAAGGTCGATGGCGTCGCCATCATGACCTCGGAGATGGAGCCAAGGCTGGTCCAGGTGCTCAGCCGCCGCGACATCCCCATGGTTTTCCTCGATACCGGCAAGGTCGGCCGCAACATCAGCAACATCACGATTGATTATGAACAGGGCATCGCGCTCGCCATCGATCATCTTTTGCAGCTCGGGCACAAACGCATCGCCTTGATCCAGGGCCCGCCAACTTTGAAGTCCGCCGTGACGCGCCGAAACGCGTTCGTCGCTTCGCTCAAACGCCGGAACATCACACTCCCACGCGAGTACATACACACCGGGAATCACGGAGTGGATGGGGGGCAGACCGCCATGAATGAGCTGCTCGATCTTCCTTCGCCCCCGACCGCTGTGATGTGCTCTAACGATCTGACTGCGATCGGCGCGCTCAATGCCGCACATGCGCGGGGCATACAGGTTCCGTCTGATCTGTCTCTCATCGGATTCGACGACATTCAATTGAGCGGATTCATGCAGCCGCCGCTAACGACGATTCGTGTCTCGCGAGTGGAGATAGCCCGGCGCGCTTTCATGGCACTGTACGGCACGGTTCCCGGATCGCGAACGCGAACGGCAAATCACATGATCTCTACAGAATTGATCGTTCGCCGCTCTACCGCTTCTCCAGCAAAGCGCTAGACATGAGACGTACGAAACGCGAGGCAGAGAACCGGAGCGCTCTGCTCTCAAAATAAACAATCATCGTCTTTACTTATTCGACAGTTACGCTC from Acidobacteriota bacterium includes:
- a CDS encoding LacI family DNA-binding transcriptional regulator; protein product: MNIRQVAKAAGVSSATVSRVFTRSAPVDPQTERKVNKAAKQLGYFPNTYARALSSGKSNTYGLIISDITNPFFPDLVKHFERHALEYDYETLVVDTDYDLKRMEQCVRRLLEHKVDGVAIMTSEMEPRLVQVLSRRDIPMVFLDTGKVGRNISNITIDYEQGIALAIDHLLQLGHKRIALIQGPPTLKSAVTRRNAFVASLKRRNITLPREYIHTGNHGVDGGQTAMNELLDLPSPPTAVMCSNDLTAIGALNAAHARGIQVPSDLSLIGFDDIQLSGFMQPPLTTIRVSRVEIARRAFMALYGTVPGSRTRTANHMISTELIVRRSTASPAKR